The following DNA comes from Curtobacterium sp. 9128.
GATCGGTGCCCGTCAGCACACCGAGGCCGAGGTCATCGACTTCGTCGACCTGTTCATCGCGGAGCCGTTCTCGGGCGAAGAGCGCCACGCCCGCCGCATCGCGCAGCTCGCCGAGTACGAGCAGACGGGGCACATCGCCGGTAAGCAGATCGACGGCGCGGCCGAGTAGACAGGGACCATGCCCGAGGGTCACTCCGTCCACCGCATCGCCAACCAGTTCACCCGGCACTTCGTCGGCAAGCGTTGCGAGGTGTCGAGTCCGCAAGGGCGGTTCGCCGCCGGTGCCGCGAAGATCGACGGCAAGCGCATGATCGCTGCCCGGGCCGTCGGCAAGCAGATGTTCCTCGAGTTCGAGGACGACCTGTTCCTCCGGGTCCACCTCGGCCTGTACGGGGCGTGGGACTTCGCGGGCATGGTCTCCTCCGCCGAGCAGCTGTCCGAGGACGGCGACGGCGAGGAGTCGCTGACGTCGATCGGCGCGCCGCGACTCGCCCGCTACCGGATGGCCGAGCAGGAGAAGGTCGAGGACCCGATCGAGTCCTTCCCGCCGGATCCCGTCGGGCAGGTCCGCGTGCGGCTCCTCACCGAGGACACCGTCGCCGACCTCCGCGGACCCACCGCCTGCGTCGTGGAGACCCCTGCCGAGGTCCAGAAGGCGCTCGACAAGCTCGGCCCCGACCCGATCAACGACGACGGCCCCGAGGCGGAGAAGACCTTCGTCGAGAACGTCCGGAAGCGGAACGTCGCGATCGGGCAGCTCCTCATGGACCAGGCCGTGGTGAGCGGCATCGGCAACATCTACCGTGCCGAGCTGCTGTTCCGGCAGCGGATCGACCCGTACAAGCCCGGCAAGCAGATCACCGTCAAGCAGGCGAAGGCGCTCTGGGCGGACTGGTCGACGCTGTTGCACGACGGCGTCCGTGACGGCCTGATGATGACGATGGACGGCCTGTCCGACGCGGAGCTCAAGAAGGCCCGCCGCTCCCGGAAGGACCGGCACTGGGTGTACCACCGCCAGGGCGAGCCGTGCCGGGTGTGCGGCACCGAGATCCGGATGGCCGACATGGCCGGCCGGAAGCTCTACTGGTGCCCGAAGGACCAGAAGTAGCGCTCGGTCACAGGTCGCGGTGGGTCCACCGTCCAGCGACGGCAGTGGCGAGGACGGGCATCTCCCGCAGCTGGGCCGAGGGCGCCGCGAGCGGGTCGACCGCGACGAGGACGAGGTCGGCGACGTCCCCGACCGACACCCCGACACGACCGTCGGTCGAGCCGGTCCAGGCGGCCAGGGCCGACATGCGCTCCGACGGGTGCCACGGCTCCCGGCCGTCCCGGTCCCGCCCCACGGCGGCGGCGAGCGACACCCACGGGTCGAGGGGCGCCACCGGGGCGTCCGACCCGAGCAGCACCCGGGCACCGGCCCTGGCGAGTGACGCGAACGCGAACGCCCGATCGGTCGAGGCCGCCCAGTAGCGGTCGGCGATGTCGCGGTCGTCCATGGCGTGCTCCGGCTGCACGGACGCGGCGACCCCGAGCCGGGCGAATCGGTCGACGTCCGTGTCCGCGAGCAGCTGGGCGTGCTCGATCGTCCCGCGGGCGCCGACCGCCTCGAACACGTCGAGCGCGAGGGTGTTCGCCCGGTCGCCGATCGCGTGGATCGCGGGCACGAGTCCGGCGGACACGGCTCGGCGGGTGATCGCCACGAGCTCGTCGAACTCCCACGCGAGCACCCCTTCGCCGGTCGCCATCGCCGCGGTCCTGGTGCCGAGCGACCCGTCCGTCACGACCTTGAACGGCCCCATCGTGAGCAGGCCCCTGGTGCCAGGAGCGACGTCGCCGGTGCGCAGCCCCCGGGCGATCACGTCGTCGAGTTCGACGGGGTAGACGCCGGACGACACCCGCAGCGCGTCGGTACCGCCGCGGATCCGGCGGACCCAGCGGTCGAACCCGAAGCGCATCTCGAGGTCGACGATGCTCGTCAGCCCTCGTGCTGCGCCGGCCTCCACCGCGTCGGCGACGTACCCGTCGAGCACGGCGTCCGGTACCTGCGACAACGCACCCGTCACGTCGAACGCGTCCTGTTCGCGGAGGACCCCGTCCTCGCCGGCCGCGAGCGGCCGACCGAGGGCCTCGGCGAAGTGGGTGAGGGCGAGCGCGTTGCACCAGACCGCGTGCAGGTCACCGCTGATGACAACCGCCGGGAGGCCCGGTGCGGCCTGGTCGAGCAGCGCGCGTCGGGCAGGGCGGGGCCACATCCCGTCGCGGTAGCCGTGGCCGATGAGGACCGGGTCCGAGACACCGGTGCGCGCGACCTCGGCCAGCAGGTCTGCCGTGGCCTCGGCGCTGTCGCACGCCGAGACGTCGACGCGCCGACGGACGAGCGCCCACTGGTCGAAGTGCGTGTGGTGGTCGTGGAGGCCTGGTCCGAGCCAGGCGCCGCCGGCCTCGACGACGTCGGTGTCCGGCCCGGACGGGTCGACGGTGCCGGCGGGTGCGATCGCGACGACGACGCCGTCGCGGACCAGCACGTCAGCCGGCGCCCCCGCCGTGCCGATGCGGCGGATCGTGCGGAGCAGGACCTCGGTCACGCGTGGACACCGCCCCGGACGCGCTCCATCTCGTCGGCGAGTGCCGGCGAGGCGTAGGGACCGTCGCCGCGGAGCCCGGCGATGACGTCGTCGACGACCTCTGGCGCCTTGTTCTGGGACAGCTTCGCGCGGGCGTCGAACCGGGTGACCCGGATGCGGATGCCCACGGTGCCCTTCGCGATGCGCCTGGCGGTCTCCTCGTCGACGTCAAGCGACACCGGCTCCGGCATCTCGCGCTCGAAGTGGTCGACGAGTTCGCCGAGGACGCGGAAGTTCTCCTCGTCGGACAGGATCTCCGGCGTGCCCCAGAGGTGCGCCGTGACGTGGTTCCAGGTCGGCACGAACTGCTCGGCGGGGTACCAGGCGGGGGAGACGTAGCCGTGCGGTCCCTGCACGACGACGAGGACCTCGTGCTCGCCGAGTTCGTGCGCCTGCTCGTCGGGGCGGCCCACGTGCGACACGAGGACGATCTCGTCGTCCGACGCCTCCTCGAGCAGGAACGGGTAGTGCGACGCGACGAGCCCCGCGGCGGTGTGGGACACGATCGTCGCCCACGGGTTCCCGCGGACGAGCCGCTTGACCTCGTCGACGTCGGTCATCAGGAAGTGGGGCGTGTGTCGCATGCTCCGAGCCTGGCACATGGGAGGCTCGGGATCATGACGAACCGTGCCGCGTACGAGACCGTCCTGCCCTACGTCCGCGAGTGGGTGGCCTACAAGGTCTGGCAGCTCCGGGTTCCCGGCG
Coding sequences within:
- a CDS encoding DNA-formamidopyrimidine glycosylase family protein, whose translation is MPEGHSVHRIANQFTRHFVGKRCEVSSPQGRFAAGAAKIDGKRMIAARAVGKQMFLEFEDDLFLRVHLGLYGAWDFAGMVSSAEQLSEDGDGEESLTSIGAPRLARYRMAEQEKVEDPIESFPPDPVGQVRVRLLTEDTVADLRGPTACVVETPAEVQKALDKLGPDPINDDGPEAEKTFVENVRKRNVAIGQLLMDQAVVSGIGNIYRAELLFRQRIDPYKPGKQITVKQAKALWADWSTLLHDGVRDGLMMTMDGLSDAELKKARRSRKDRHWVYHRQGEPCRVCGTEIRMADMAGRKLYWCPKDQK
- a CDS encoding amidohydrolase family protein encodes the protein MTEVLLRTIRRIGTAGAPADVLVRDGVVVAIAPAGTVDPSGPDTDVVEAGGAWLGPGLHDHHTHFDQWALVRRRVDVSACDSAEATADLLAEVARTGVSDPVLIGHGYRDGMWPRPARRALLDQAAPGLPAVVISGDLHAVWCNALALTHFAEALGRPLAAGEDGVLREQDAFDVTGALSQVPDAVLDGYVADAVEAGAARGLTSIVDLEMRFGFDRWVRRIRGGTDALRVSSGVYPVELDDVIARGLRTGDVAPGTRGLLTMGPFKVVTDGSLGTRTAAMATGEGVLAWEFDELVAITRRAVSAGLVPAIHAIGDRANTLALDVFEAVGARGTIEHAQLLADTDVDRFARLGVAASVQPEHAMDDRDIADRYWAASTDRAFAFASLARAGARVLLGSDAPVAPLDPWVSLAAAVGRDRDGREPWHPSERMSALAAWTGSTDGRVGVSVGDVADLVLVAVDPLAAPSAQLREMPVLATAVAGRWTHRDL
- a CDS encoding FMN-binding negative transcriptional regulator — encoded protein: MRHTPHFLMTDVDEVKRLVRGNPWATIVSHTAAGLVASHYPFLLEEASDDEIVLVSHVGRPDEQAHELGEHEVLVVVQGPHGYVSPAWYPAEQFVPTWNHVTAHLWGTPEILSDEENFRVLGELVDHFEREMPEPVSLDVDEETARRIAKGTVGIRIRVTRFDARAKLSQNKAPEVVDDVIAGLRGDGPYASPALADEMERVRGGVHA